In the Pristiophorus japonicus isolate sPriJap1 chromosome 5, sPriJap1.hap1, whole genome shotgun sequence genome, one interval contains:
- the LOC139264142 gene encoding protein suex-1-like — protein sequence MATLGSLKDFTVGNDWETFTERLEYYFTANDLTGNTDAQREKPPTELEEKEAVHWQSKFPHRRVDPGRAGIDQEIHRRATNRGGAHVERKSGSGRGYGGGRDGSGGVGDHGYGGRGGGQHNSGERNSYSGGYLSQNGGDGSSYGKYRGHRDYD from the exons atggctactctgggctcgttaaaggattttacggtgggcaatgattgggagacattcacggaaaggctcgagtactacttcacagcaaacgacctgacggggaataCGGATGCacagagagagaagc cgccgaccgagttggaggagaaagaagccgttcattGGCAGTCGAAATTCCCACACAGACGagtagaccctggaagagcaggcatTGATCAGGAAATCCACCGACGGGCGACAAATCGGGGGGGGGCCCACGTGGAGAGAAAGTCAGGCAGCGGTCGCGGCTACGGTGGAGGCAGGGACGGCAGCGGCGGCGTTGGGGACCACggctacggcggcagaggaggcggccagcataactcgggagaacgcaacagctactcgggtgggtacTTGAGCCAGAATGGCGGGGACGGCAGCAGTTACGGCAAGTACAgaggccacagggactatgactga